One part of the Mycobacterium marinum genome encodes these proteins:
- a CDS encoding MerR family transcriptional regulator, with product MDGLTVGQVAERFGITVRTLHHYDEIGLLIPSRRAASGYRVYTSADLTRLSQVIVYRRLELPLDRIARLLDEGNAVSHLVRQRERVMARLDEMKDLVEAIDQALEKAMTNTPMTDDDMRELFGDGFDDYRAETEQKWGETAQWKESQRRTKSYGKDEWVRIKAEGQAVEKALSDAFRAGLPADSEEAMNAAEQHRRHVNRWFYDCPPAFHRNLGDMYVSDPRYIATYDESFGLPGLAAYCREAIHANANRTGG from the coding sequence GTGGACGGACTCACCGTGGGCCAGGTCGCGGAGCGATTTGGCATCACGGTGCGCACGCTTCACCACTATGACGAAATCGGGTTGTTGATCCCGAGTCGACGTGCGGCCTCGGGTTACCGGGTTTATACGTCGGCGGACCTGACGCGCCTGTCCCAGGTCATCGTCTATCGCCGACTCGAGCTGCCGCTCGACCGGATCGCGCGGCTGCTCGACGAGGGCAATGCGGTCAGCCACCTGGTTCGTCAGCGCGAACGCGTCATGGCGCGACTCGATGAGATGAAGGACCTCGTCGAGGCAATCGACCAGGCATTGGAGAAAGCCATGACCAACACCCCCATGACCGACGACGACATGCGCGAACTCTTCGGTGACGGCTTCGACGACTACCGGGCCGAGACCGAGCAGAAGTGGGGCGAGACCGCGCAGTGGAAGGAGTCCCAACGCCGCACCAAGTCCTACGGCAAGGACGAGTGGGTTCGGATCAAGGCCGAGGGCCAAGCCGTTGAAAAGGCCTTGTCCGACGCCTTCCGCGCTGGGCTGCCGGCCGACTCCGAGGAGGCGATGAACGCGGCGGAGCAACACCGCCGCCACGTGAATCGCTGGTTCTACGACTGCCCGCCGGCCTTTCACCGCAACCTGGGCGACATGTACGTGAGCGACCCCAGGTACATCGCGACCTACGACGAATCATTCGGGCTGCCGGGGCTCGCGGCCTACTGTCGTGAGGCGATTCACGCCAACGCGAACCGGACCGGCGGCTGA
- a CDS encoding DUF721 family protein: MSDDGEQPGPGDGAARDELPGMDLVRRTLEEARAAARARGQDPGRGFAAGPAPRRVAGRRRRWSGPGPDTRDPQPLGKLTRDLAKKRGWSGHVAEGTVLGQWSQVVGSQIADHATPTALNEGVLSVTAESTAWATQLRIMQSQLLAKIAAAVGNGVVTSLKITGPASPSWRKGPRHIAGRGPRDTYG; the protein is encoded by the coding sequence GTGAGCGATGACGGCGAACAGCCCGGGCCCGGTGACGGCGCAGCACGTGACGAATTGCCCGGCATGGACTTGGTGCGGCGTACTTTGGAAGAAGCGCGGGCGGCAGCTCGCGCCCGTGGCCAAGACCCGGGGCGAGGTTTCGCCGCGGGGCCCGCGCCGCGACGTGTGGCGGGGCGACGCCGTCGGTGGTCAGGGCCAGGGCCGGACACCAGGGATCCGCAACCGCTGGGCAAGCTGACGCGCGACTTGGCGAAAAAGCGCGGGTGGTCCGGTCACGTGGCGGAAGGCACCGTGCTGGGTCAGTGGAGTCAGGTGGTCGGGTCGCAGATCGCCGATCATGCAACGCCCACGGCGCTGAATGAGGGTGTGTTGAGTGTGACTGCCGAATCGACGGCGTGGGCGACACAGTTGCGGATCATGCAATCACAACTGTTGGCCAAGATCGCCGCAGCGGTGGGCAACGGCGTGGTGACCTCGCTCAAGATCACCGGCCCGGCCAGTCCGTCGTGGCGCAAAGGGCCCCGGCACATCGCTGGTAGAGGGCCTCGCGACACCTACGGCTAG
- the cwsA gene encoding cell wall synthesis protein CwsA, producing MSEQAEARLTPRERLTRGLTYTAVGPVDVTRGVVGLGVHSAQSTASELRRRYRQGRLAREVAAAQEAIAQELAAAQEVVANLPQVIQEARRKQGRSKRPWVIAGAVTVVVVAGGAVAFTVVRRSSQPEPSPRPPSVDVQPRP from the coding sequence ATGAGCGAGCAGGCGGAAGCACGGTTGACGCCACGGGAGCGACTGACCCGCGGGCTGACCTACACGGCGGTGGGGCCGGTGGATGTGACCCGAGGTGTTGTGGGACTCGGGGTGCACTCTGCGCAGTCGACCGCGTCGGAGCTTCGCCGCCGGTACCGTCAGGGCCGCTTGGCCCGCGAGGTTGCCGCCGCTCAGGAAGCGATTGCCCAGGAGCTGGCCGCCGCTCAAGAAGTGGTCGCCAATCTGCCCCAGGTGATTCAGGAGGCCCGGCGCAAGCAGGGCCGCAGTAAGCGTCCCTGGGTGATTGCCGGGGCGGTCACCGTGGTTGTCGTGGCCGGCGGTGCGGTGGCATTCACCGTGGTGCGCCGTTCGTCGCAGCCCGAGCCGTCCCCGCGCCCACCCAGCGTTGACGTCCAGCCGCGTCCCTAG
- a CDS encoding DUF3566 domain-containing protein produces MTSPNDPGAPNMGDNFNGDAAVDRSGVHRAGTGPGRLPDPADSPPWQRGAARPGNPGPRPPEQSGEGRVPGPTSAADARLSRFISGTSAPAGAPAPVKAPPPEADAPPVRGESLPAEAYASELPDLSGPAPRPVQRKPAPDRGADNSGAHPVAGAARSAAAEARESRESRFQVSSRRAARGPVRASMQIRRIDPWSTLKVSALLSVALFFIWMIAVAFLYLVLGGMGVWAKLNSNVGDLLNNTSGSSAELVSSGTIFGGAVLIGLVNIVLMTAMATIAAFIYNLATDLIGGIEVTLADRD; encoded by the coding sequence GTGACCTCACCGAACGATCCAGGCGCCCCCAATATGGGCGACAACTTCAATGGGGATGCCGCGGTCGACCGTTCCGGCGTACACCGGGCGGGGACGGGGCCAGGCCGGCTACCCGATCCAGCGGATTCACCGCCCTGGCAGCGGGGTGCGGCGCGACCGGGAAACCCGGGGCCACGCCCACCCGAACAGTCCGGTGAGGGGCGGGTGCCCGGTCCGACGTCGGCCGCCGACGCCCGGCTGAGCCGCTTCATCTCCGGTACGTCGGCGCCGGCCGGCGCGCCGGCTCCGGTCAAGGCCCCGCCGCCGGAGGCCGACGCCCCACCGGTGCGTGGCGAGAGCCTCCCCGCGGAGGCCTACGCCAGCGAACTGCCCGATCTGTCCGGACCGGCTCCCCGACCCGTGCAGCGCAAGCCCGCACCCGATCGCGGGGCGGACAATTCTGGGGCCCATCCGGTGGCCGGTGCGGCACGGTCGGCGGCCGCCGAAGCTCGGGAGTCGCGGGAATCGCGCTTCCAGGTGTCGTCTCGGCGGGCGGCGCGTGGCCCGGTACGGGCCAGCATGCAGATCCGACGGATTGATCCGTGGAGCACGCTGAAGGTGTCGGCGCTGCTCTCGGTGGCGCTGTTCTTCATCTGGATGATCGCGGTGGCCTTCCTGTACCTGGTTCTGGGCGGGATGGGCGTGTGGGCCAAGCTCAACAGCAACGTCGGCGACCTGCTGAACAACACCAGCGGCAGTAGCGCGGAGCTGGTCTCCAGCGGAACCATCTTCGGCGGTGCCGTGCTGATCGGCTTGGTGAACATCGTTTTGATGACAGCGATGGCCACCATCGCGGCATTTATCTACAACCTGGCGACCGATCTGATCGGCGGTATCGAGGTCACCCTGGCCGATCGCGACTAG
- the recF gene encoding DNA replication/repair protein RecF (All proteins in this family for which functions are known are DNA-binding proteins that assist the filamentation of RecA onto DNA for the initiation of recombination or recombinational repair.), with the protein MYVRHLGLRDFRSWAHADLELGPGRTVFVGPNGFGKTNIIEALWYSATLGSHRVGTDAPLIRAGADRAVISTIVVNDGRECAVDLEIAAGRANKARLNRSPVRSTREVIGVLRAVLFAPEDLALVRGDPADRRRYLDDLATLRRPTIAGVRADYDKVLRQRTALLKSVSGARFRGDRGALDTLDVWDSRLAQHGAELMAARIDLVRLLAPEVEKAYQLLAPESRSAAIAYRASMDAFVAADDAAPDRVTLEEGLLAALAARRDAELERGVCLVGPHRDDLELHLGDQPAKGFASHGESWSMAVALRLAAFALLRADGSEPVLLLDDVFAELDAARRMALARVAESAEQVLVTAAVLEDIPSGWDARKVHIDLRDSADGRVSVVQS; encoded by the coding sequence GTGTACGTCCGGCATTTGGGATTGCGTGATTTCCGTTCGTGGGCGCACGCGGATCTTGAACTGGGGCCCGGACGAACGGTGTTCGTCGGTCCGAACGGATTTGGCAAGACCAATATCATTGAGGCGCTGTGGTATTCGGCCACATTGGGGTCGCACCGGGTCGGTACCGACGCGCCGTTGATCCGCGCGGGTGCCGACCGAGCGGTGATCTCGACGATCGTGGTCAATGACGGTCGAGAATGTGCGGTGGACCTGGAGATCGCCGCCGGCCGTGCTAACAAGGCGCGGTTGAATCGATCACCGGTGCGCAGCACGCGCGAGGTGATCGGTGTTTTGCGGGCGGTGTTGTTTGCCCCCGAAGATCTGGCCTTGGTGCGTGGGGACCCAGCGGATCGTCGCCGCTACCTCGATGACTTGGCGACGTTGCGCCGACCGACCATCGCCGGCGTGCGGGCCGACTATGACAAGGTGCTGCGGCAGCGCACCGCATTGCTGAAATCCGTTTCAGGAGCACGGTTTCGGGGAGACCGCGGCGCGTTGGACACCTTAGATGTATGGGACAGCCGGCTGGCTCAACATGGTGCGGAACTGATGGCGGCCCGCATTGATTTGGTGCGTCTACTGGCACCGGAAGTGGAAAAGGCATATCAGCTGCTGGCGCCGGAGTCGCGGTCAGCGGCGATCGCGTATCGAGCCAGCATGGATGCATTCGTGGCTGCCGACGACGCCGCGCCGGATCGTGTCACCCTGGAAGAAGGGTTGTTGGCGGCGTTGGCCGCGCGCCGTGATGCCGAGTTGGAGCGGGGTGTGTGTCTGGTGGGTCCGCACCGTGACGACTTGGAATTGCATCTCGGCGACCAGCCGGCAAAAGGCTTTGCCAGCCATGGGGAGTCGTGGTCGATGGCGGTGGCGCTGCGGTTGGCGGCCTTCGCGCTGCTGCGCGCCGACGGTAGCGAACCGGTCTTGTTGCTCGACGACGTGTTCGCTGAGCTCGATGCCGCCCGCCGCATGGCTTTGGCAAGGGTCGCCGAGTCGGCCGAACAAGTCTTGGTAACCGCGGCGGTGCTCGAAGACATCCCTTCGGGCTGGGATGCTCGCAAGGTGCATATCGATCTGCGTGACAGTGCGGACGGACGGGTGTCGGTGGTGCAATCGTGA
- a CDS encoding class I SAM-dependent methyltransferase — MVDVNRPDYVLGHSDYELGRLGRQAMLLDATTREYLATAGLEPGMRVLDVGSGPGDVAFLASELTMPGGEVVGTDRAAGAVSAASATAAARGLSETVSFRLGDPADLSFERPFDAIVGRYVLTFQADPAAMLHRLSQHLVPGGIVAFHEPDWSAVRSSPPAPTHDRCCHWIREALDRTHTSWNMADRLHDAFIGAGLPAPTLTMRTFIGAGRAAAVWLQALADLVETLLPTSQAQGVATATEVGIETLTQRLLEEASDLGATVIGRSEVGAWTRTPRSG, encoded by the coding sequence GTGGTGGATGTGAACCGACCCGACTATGTACTGGGCCATTCGGACTACGAGTTGGGCCGCCTGGGCCGCCAGGCCATGCTGCTGGACGCGACCACGCGCGAGTACCTGGCCACCGCGGGCCTCGAGCCCGGGATGCGGGTGCTCGATGTGGGCAGCGGTCCCGGAGACGTCGCGTTTCTCGCCTCGGAGCTGACGATGCCCGGCGGCGAGGTGGTCGGAACGGACCGGGCGGCCGGCGCGGTGAGCGCGGCATCGGCGACCGCGGCGGCGCGGGGGCTATCCGAAACCGTTAGCTTCCGGCTGGGTGACCCCGCCGACTTGAGCTTCGAGCGGCCATTCGATGCGATTGTGGGCCGCTACGTCCTGACCTTCCAGGCCGATCCCGCCGCCATGCTGCACCGACTGTCTCAACATCTGGTGCCTGGCGGGATCGTGGCGTTTCACGAGCCGGACTGGAGTGCCGTCCGCTCGTCGCCGCCGGCGCCCACCCACGACCGCTGCTGTCATTGGATCCGCGAGGCGTTGGACCGCACCCACACCTCCTGGAACATGGCCGACCGCCTACACGACGCCTTCATCGGTGCCGGGCTACCGGCACCGACGTTGACCATGCGGACCTTCATCGGGGCGGGGCGTGCGGCCGCGGTGTGGCTACAAGCCCTTGCCGATCTGGTTGAGACGCTGCTGCCAACCAGCCAGGCCCAGGGTGTGGCGACCGCGACCGAGGTCGGAATTGAAACGCTGACGCAGCGGCTGCTCGAGGAGGCCAGCGACCTGGGCGCGACGGTTATCGGACGCTCCGAGGTCGGAGCGTGGACTCGCACCCCGCGCAGCGGCTAG
- the gyrB gene encoding DNA topoisomerase (ATP-hydrolyzing) subunit B — MAAQKKKAQDEYGASAITVLEGLEAVRKRPGMYIGSTGERGLHHLVWEVVDNSVDEAMAGYATQVNVRLLDDGSVEVADNGRGIPVAMHATGAPTVDVVMTQLHAGGKFGGENSGYNVSGGLHGVGVSVVNALSTRLEVDIKRDGYEWSQFYDRAQPGTLKQGEATKKTGTTIRFWADSDIFETTEYDFETVARRLQEMAFLNKGLTINLTDERVTPDEVVDDVVSDTAEAPKSAQEKAAESTAPHKVKSRTFHYPGGLVDFVKHINRTKSPIQQSIVDFEGKGSGHEVEIAMQWNGGYSESVHTFANTINTHEGGTHEEGFRSALTSVVNKYAKDKKLLKDKDPNLTGDDIREGLAAVISVRVAEPQFEGQTKTKLGNTEVKSFVQKVCNEQLTHWFEANPSEAKTIVNKAVSSAQARLAARKARELVRRKSATDLGGLPGKLADCRSTDPRKSELYVVEGDSAGGSAKSGRDSMFQAILPLRGKIINVEKARIDRVLKNTEVQAIITALGTGIHDEFDLSKLRYHKIVLMADADVDGQHISTLLLTLLFRFMRPLIENGHVFLAQPPLYKLKWQRTEPEFAYSDRERDGLLEAGLKAGKKINKEDGIQRYKGLGEMDAKELWETTMDPSVRVLRQVTLDDAAAADELFSILMGEDVDARRSFITRNAKDVRFLDV, encoded by the coding sequence GTGGCTGCCCAGAAGAAGAAGGCACAAGACGAATACGGCGCTTCGGCGATCACCGTTCTCGAAGGCCTCGAGGCCGTCCGTAAACGCCCCGGTATGTACATCGGGTCCACCGGTGAGCGCGGTCTGCACCACCTGGTGTGGGAGGTCGTCGACAACTCGGTGGACGAGGCGATGGCCGGCTACGCCACCCAGGTGAACGTGCGGCTGCTCGATGACGGCAGTGTCGAGGTCGCTGACAACGGCCGAGGCATTCCGGTCGCGATGCACGCCACCGGCGCCCCGACCGTCGACGTTGTCATGACCCAACTGCACGCCGGCGGCAAGTTCGGCGGCGAGAACAGTGGTTACAACGTCAGTGGTGGTCTGCACGGCGTGGGTGTGTCGGTGGTCAACGCGCTGTCCACCCGACTGGAAGTCGACATCAAGCGCGACGGATACGAGTGGTCGCAGTTCTACGACCGCGCCCAGCCGGGCACCCTCAAACAGGGCGAGGCAACCAAGAAGACCGGAACCACCATCCGGTTCTGGGCCGACTCGGACATCTTTGAGACCACCGAATACGACTTCGAGACGGTGGCGCGGCGCCTGCAGGAGATGGCGTTCCTCAACAAGGGCCTGACCATCAACCTCACCGACGAGCGGGTCACCCCGGACGAGGTCGTCGACGACGTCGTCAGTGATACCGCCGAAGCACCAAAGTCCGCCCAGGAGAAGGCCGCCGAATCGACCGCGCCGCACAAGGTCAAGAGCCGCACCTTCCACTATCCCGGCGGTTTGGTCGATTTCGTCAAGCACATCAACCGCACCAAGAGTCCGATTCAGCAGAGCATCGTCGACTTCGAGGGCAAGGGCTCCGGCCACGAAGTCGAAATCGCGATGCAGTGGAACGGCGGCTACTCGGAGTCGGTGCACACCTTCGCCAACACCATCAACACCCATGAGGGTGGAACGCACGAAGAGGGCTTCCGCAGTGCGTTGACCTCGGTGGTGAACAAGTACGCCAAAGACAAGAAGCTGCTCAAGGACAAGGACCCCAACCTCACCGGTGACGACATCCGCGAGGGGTTGGCCGCGGTCATCTCGGTGCGGGTGGCAGAGCCGCAGTTCGAGGGTCAGACGAAGACCAAGCTGGGCAACACCGAGGTCAAGTCGTTTGTCCAGAAGGTTTGTAACGAGCAGCTCACCCACTGGTTCGAGGCCAATCCTTCGGAAGCCAAAACCATTGTGAACAAGGCGGTATCCTCGGCGCAGGCACGTCTCGCCGCGCGCAAGGCGCGAGAGTTGGTGCGTCGCAAGAGCGCAACCGATCTCGGTGGGCTGCCCGGCAAGTTGGCCGACTGCCGCTCGACAGATCCGCGTAAGTCGGAACTGTATGTGGTGGAGGGTGACTCGGCCGGCGGCTCGGCAAAGAGTGGCCGCGATTCGATGTTCCAGGCGATCCTGCCGCTGCGCGGCAAGATCATCAATGTCGAAAAGGCACGCATCGACCGAGTCCTGAAAAACACTGAAGTCCAGGCGATCATCACCGCGTTGGGTACCGGTATTCACGACGAATTCGACCTCTCGAAGCTGCGCTATCACAAGATCGTCTTGATGGCCGACGCCGACGTCGACGGCCAACACATCTCCACATTGTTGTTGACCCTGTTGTTCCGCTTCATGCGTCCGCTGATCGAGAACGGCCACGTGTTCCTGGCACAGCCGCCGCTGTACAAGTTGAAGTGGCAGCGCACCGAACCCGAGTTCGCCTACTCCGATCGGGAGCGCGACGGCCTCCTCGAGGCTGGGCTCAAAGCCGGCAAGAAGATCAACAAGGAAGACGGCATTCAGCGTTACAAAGGTCTGGGCGAGATGGACGCCAAGGAGCTGTGGGAAACCACGATGGACCCATCGGTTCGGGTGCTGCGCCAGGTGACCCTCGACGATGCGGCGGCCGCCGACGAATTGTTCTCCATTCTGATGGGCGAAGACGTCGATGCACGCCGCAGCTTTATCACCCGTAATGCCAAAGACGTTCGGTTCCTGGACGTTTAG
- the crgA gene encoding cell division protein CrgA: MPKSKVRKKNDFTVKPVSRTPVKVKVGPSSVWFVALFIGLMLIGLVWLMVFQLAAVGSQAPAALNWMAQLGPWNYAIAFAFMITGLLLTMRWH; encoded by the coding sequence ATGCCCAAGTCGAAGGTCCGTAAGAAGAACGACTTCACCGTCAAGCCGGTGAGCCGCACCCCAGTGAAGGTGAAGGTCGGCCCTTCCAGCGTCTGGTTCGTCGCGTTGTTCATCGGTTTGATGCTCATCGGCCTGGTCTGGTTGATGGTGTTCCAGTTGGCTGCCGTCGGTAGTCAAGCTCCCGCGGCGCTCAATTGGATGGCTCAGCTGGGTCCGTGGAACTACGCGATCGCGTTCGCTTTCATGATCACCGGATTGTTGCTCACGATGCGCTGGCACTGA
- the gyrA gene encoding DNA gyrase subunit A, giving the protein MTDTTLPPGGEASDRIEPVDIQQEMQRSYIDYAMSVIVGRALPEVRDGLKPVHRRVLYAMYDSGFRPDRSHAKSARSVAETMGNYHPHGDASIYDTLVRMAQPWSLRYPLVDGQGNFGSPGNDPPAAMRYTEARLTPLAMEMLREIDEETVDFIPNYDGRVQEPTVLPSRFPNLLANGSGGIAVGMATNIPPHNLRELAEAVFWCLENHDADEEATLAAVTERVKGPDFPTSGLIVGTQGISDAYKTGRGSIRMRGVVEIEEDSRGRTSLVITELPYQVNHDNFITSIAEQVRDGKLAGISNIEDQSSDRVGLRIVVEIKRDAVAKVVLNNLYKHTQLQTSFGANMLSIVDGVPRTLRLDQMIRYYVEHQLDVIIRRTTYRLRKANERAHILRGLVKALDALDEVIALIRASQTVDIARAGLIELLDIDEIQAQAILDMQLRRLAALERQRIVDDLAKIEAEIADLEDILAKPERQRAIVRDELAEIVDKHGDDRRTRIIAADGEVSDEDLIAREDVVVTITETGYAKRTKTDLYRSQKRGGKGVQGAGLKQDDIVRHFFVCSTHDWILFFTTQGRVYRAKAYELPEALRTARGQHVANLLAFQPEERIAQVIQIKSYEDAPYLVLATQNGLVKKSKLTDFDSNRSGGIVAINLRGEDELVGAVLCSSEEDLLLVSANGQSIRFSATDEALRPMGRATSGVQGMRFNADDRLLSLNVVREGTYLLVATAGGYAKRTGIEEYPVQGRGGKGVLTIMYDRRRGRLVGALIVDDDSELYAITSGGGVIRTAARQVRKAGRQTKGVRLMNLGEGDTLLAIARNAEENADEAVAEATDTDESSN; this is encoded by the coding sequence ATGACAGACACGACGCTGCCGCCTGGTGGTGAAGCTAGTGACCGGATAGAACCGGTCGACATTCAGCAGGAGATGCAGCGCAGCTACATCGACTACGCGATGAGCGTCATCGTCGGCCGGGCCCTGCCCGAAGTCCGCGACGGGCTCAAGCCGGTACACCGCCGTGTGCTCTATGCGATGTATGACTCCGGGTTCCGGCCAGACCGCAGTCACGCCAAGTCGGCGCGCTCGGTCGCCGAAACGATGGGTAACTACCACCCGCACGGTGACGCGTCGATCTATGACACCTTGGTGCGGATGGCGCAGCCGTGGTCGCTGCGGTACCCGCTGGTCGACGGTCAGGGCAACTTCGGGTCGCCGGGTAATGACCCGCCGGCGGCGATGCGGTACACCGAGGCTCGCCTGACCCCGTTGGCGATGGAGATGTTGCGTGAAATCGACGAGGAGACAGTCGATTTCATCCCGAACTACGACGGTCGGGTGCAGGAACCGACGGTGTTGCCCAGCCGGTTCCCCAACCTGTTGGCCAACGGGTCCGGCGGCATCGCGGTCGGCATGGCCACCAACATCCCGCCGCACAACTTGCGTGAACTCGCCGAAGCGGTGTTCTGGTGCCTGGAAAACCACGACGCCGACGAAGAGGCGACGCTGGCCGCGGTCACCGAACGCGTCAAGGGACCTGACTTCCCCACCTCGGGTCTGATCGTCGGTACCCAAGGCATCTCCGATGCCTACAAGACCGGTCGCGGTTCCATCCGGATGCGCGGAGTCGTCGAGATAGAGGAAGATTCGCGCGGCCGGACATCACTGGTCATCACCGAGCTGCCGTATCAGGTCAACCACGACAACTTCATCACCTCGATCGCCGAGCAGGTTCGCGACGGCAAACTGGCGGGCATCTCCAATATCGAGGACCAGTCCAGCGACCGGGTGGGCCTGCGGATCGTCGTCGAGATCAAACGCGACGCCGTGGCCAAGGTAGTCCTCAACAACCTCTACAAGCACACCCAGCTGCAGACCAGCTTCGGCGCCAACATGCTGTCCATCGTCGATGGCGTACCGCGCACCCTGCGTCTGGACCAGATGATCCGCTACTACGTCGAACACCAACTCGACGTGATCATCCGCCGCACCACCTACCGGCTGCGAAAAGCCAATGAGCGGGCCCACATTCTGCGCGGTCTGGTCAAGGCGCTCGACGCGCTCGACGAGGTGATCGCACTGATCCGGGCCTCGCAGACGGTCGACATCGCCCGCGCCGGGCTGATCGAACTGCTCGACATCGACGAGATCCAGGCCCAGGCCATCCTGGACATGCAGCTGCGGCGGCTGGCCGCCCTGGAACGTCAGCGCATCGTCGACGACCTGGCCAAGATCGAGGCCGAGATCGCCGATCTGGAAGACATCCTGGCCAAACCGGAACGCCAGCGCGCCATCGTGCGGGACGAACTCGCCGAGATCGTCGACAAGCACGGCGACGACCGTCGTACCCGGATCATCGCCGCCGACGGCGAAGTGAGCGATGAGGACTTGATCGCCCGCGAGGACGTCGTCGTCACGATCACCGAAACCGGTTACGCCAAGCGGACCAAGACCGACCTGTACCGCAGCCAGAAGCGCGGCGGCAAGGGCGTGCAGGGTGCCGGTCTCAAGCAAGACGACATCGTCCGGCACTTCTTCGTGTGCTCAACGCATGACTGGATCTTGTTCTTCACCACCCAGGGCCGGGTCTATCGGGCCAAGGCCTACGAACTGCCCGAGGCGTTACGCACCGCGCGTGGGCAGCACGTGGCGAACCTGTTGGCATTCCAGCCCGAGGAACGCATCGCTCAGGTCATCCAGATCAAGAGCTATGAGGATGCGCCCTACCTGGTGCTGGCCACCCAGAACGGGTTGGTGAAGAAATCCAAGTTGACCGACTTCGATTCCAACCGCTCCGGGGGGATCGTGGCGATCAACCTGCGGGGTGAAGACGAACTCGTTGGCGCCGTGCTGTGCTCGTCCGAGGAAGACCTGTTGCTGGTCTCGGCGAACGGTCAGTCGATCCGGTTCTCGGCGACCGACGAGGCGCTGCGGCCGATGGGCCGGGCCACCTCCGGCGTGCAGGGCATGCGGTTCAACGCCGATGACCGGCTGCTGTCGCTGAATGTGGTCCGAGAGGGCACCTATTTGCTGGTGGCCACGGCGGGCGGCTACGCCAAACGCACCGGGATCGAGGAGTATCCGGTCCAGGGCCGCGGCGGCAAGGGCGTGCTGACCATCATGTACGACCGCCGGCGCGGCCGGCTGGTCGGCGCGCTGATCGTCGATGACGACAGTGAGCTCTACGCGATCACCTCCGGTGGCGGCGTCATCCGTACCGCGGCTCGCCAGGTCCGCAAGGCGGGACGGCAGACCAAGGGCGTTCGGTTGATGAACCTCGGCGAGGGTGACACGCTGTTGGCCATCGCCCGCAACGCTGAAGAGAACGCCGACGAAGCTGTCGCGGAAGCAACCGACACCGACGAGTCCAGCAACTAG
- a CDS encoding peptidylprolyl isomerase: MADCDSVTNSPIQTATATLHTNRGDIKVALFGNHAPKTVANFVGLAQGTKEYSTQNASGSTSGPFYDGAVFHRVIRGFMIQGGDPTGTGRGGPGYKFADEFHPELQFDKPYLLAMANAGPGTNGSQFFITVGPTPHLNRRHTIFGEVSDPDSQGVVEAIATTSTDGSDRPTEPVVIESITIS, from the coding sequence ATGGCAGACTGTGATTCCGTGACTAACAGCCCAATTCAGACTGCAACCGCCACGCTGCACACCAACCGCGGGGATATCAAGGTCGCCCTCTTCGGGAACCACGCTCCCAAGACCGTTGCCAACTTTGTCGGCCTTGCGCAGGGCACCAAGGAATATTCGACCCAGAACGCATCCGGTAGCACCTCTGGCCCGTTCTACGATGGCGCTGTCTTTCACCGGGTGATCCGGGGCTTCATGATCCAGGGCGGCGACCCCACCGGCACCGGCCGCGGCGGACCGGGCTACAAGTTCGCTGACGAGTTCCACCCGGAGCTGCAATTCGACAAGCCCTACCTGCTGGCGATGGCCAACGCCGGGCCGGGCACCAACGGCTCGCAGTTCTTCATCACCGTCGGCCCGACGCCGCACCTGAATCGGCGCCACACGATCTTCGGCGAGGTGAGCGACCCGGACTCACAGGGTGTGGTGGAGGCGATCGCGACGACCTCCACCGACGGCAGCGACCGGCCCACCGAACCGGTCGTGATCGAGTCGATCACTATTTCCTGA
- a CDS encoding PH domain-containing protein → MQQTQWSPRTAGIAGCALAGVLMATAAVTVVTDPPGRILAGVAALGLILFAGGSWRARPKLAITREGLAIRGWLRTQLLRPASIKIIRINEFRRHARTVRLLEIEADNDAMFVLSRWDLGTDPLDVLDALTAAGYAGRGKR, encoded by the coding sequence ATGCAGCAAACACAATGGTCGCCGCGGACGGCGGGAATCGCTGGTTGTGCGCTCGCTGGCGTTTTGATGGCTACCGCCGCTGTGACTGTCGTCACAGACCCGCCTGGGCGCATTCTGGCAGGCGTTGCCGCACTGGGTCTGATCTTGTTTGCGGGCGGATCGTGGCGCGCGCGGCCAAAGCTGGCAATCACGCGTGAGGGCCTAGCGATCCGCGGCTGGCTGCGGACTCAGCTGCTGCGCCCCGCCAGCATCAAGATCATCCGGATCAACGAATTCCGTCGCCATGCGCGCACGGTCCGTTTGCTCGAGATCGAGGCGGACAACGACGCCATGTTCGTCTTGTCGCGGTGGGATCTCGGTACCGATCCGCTCGACGTACTCGACGCGCTTACCGCGGCCGGCTATGCCGGCCGCGGTAAACGTTGA